Part of the Ctenopharyngodon idella isolate HZGC_01 chromosome 8, HZGC01, whole genome shotgun sequence genome, cctttcattgtatggaaaacagCAGCACTGTCATTCTGCTAAATATCTACTTTTCTGTTTCACTGAAGTCATACAGGTTGAGTGaaatgagggtgattaaatgacaaaatgttaatttttgggtgaactatcactgaGGGTGTGAACATTATTAGATAATTTCCTTCTCTGAGTGTCCTAAAGTGTGTGTAGTCTGTTATCAAACCTTGATGGATAGGGCGTACAGGTGGTTGAGCATCACATGGTTTGGTTCAGGCAGCAGGGTTGGGTCACACTGTTCAAAGCAGACATGGGAATATGTTAGGGAAAGTCACTGCTTTGTAAAAGTGCACGGTCAGCAATTTCCAACCAGAGGCTCTTTATCTTTTCTTATCTCTTTAAGCCCAAAAAGAAAATGCTTTAACTGCAATAATGTATTTACAAAGAATCGGCCTCCTCTCAAGTCACTCGCTGGGTTTTCATCCACCTGTTTTTGTGTGCTTTAGAAAACCTTAATGAAAATGCTTTAATATCAATTTGTTTAAATAGTTGTGTTTAAGTAATAGTAATAGTTTAatgttatatatgtatatatatattttaattgcaaaaaaaaaatatggtaacTCTTTCCaaaaaggtttcatttgttaacattagttaactacataagttaacatgaactaacaatgaaaatacaTCTAAAGCATTTATCATAGTTAATGTGTAAGGGATTTTCTGTGATCTGTTTAtgtttgggtgggttttgtctagtattttagtatttaaatgacaacaatgtaaaaaaaaaaaaaaaaaaaaacagaaaagttttttctttgtatagaTGACAACACTGTCAAagcgatccccgttcacacgggtCCACGgaaacaactaaaaacgctgtattatgcatgccaggccagtagttggtgatgttactttgtaaataataataaaaaaaaagactacgCGCCTATGCACATACGCATTACTTTACAGAGCACTCACACCAAATGCGCatgcctatagactaaacatgtacTAAGCATGTGCATGTCATCactgtttttgtagtttacatggagataataacggtattgttttcaaaaacttgcactttgaaacacgttttcaaaagtttgcattttcaggcccgtTGTCATGTGACTGTTGTGTAACCAGTCCCTTAGTTCTGTGACCTAGTTTTCAGTTGTTGCAAGGTTTTTCATTAGTTGATCATCTGTTACTGTTaactgttgttaatttcattgattggtttgtgtgtttatttaaactctgtgttttcttcagttcttTGTCATTTCTCATCATGTTATGTTTGGTTCTTGttctttgtaaaataaatgtaaaactgcTACATTTAGATCCTTTACTCATCtttattttcaacccaactgtgacaatgttaatttcagcattcaGTAATGCATTGTTGAAATCAAAAGCTCTATCtactaatattatttaatggacctgagctaagaTGAACTAACATTGAACAGcttaatttttattaactaacattaacaaagattaaaaaaatactgcaacaaatgtattgctcattgttagttaaagctacaatatgtcgatttttcgccactagaggtcgcctattcaaaacaaaggcgtagcttgatgacgccgagtttgagcgcagaatcttgggagttgtcgtcttcacctcacagccagtggaaaagaatcggaatgggactcgagcagaaatcatgtttattggtgagattattaacgttactgtagtatgaggCAGTGCAGGGCCGAGTgatgtgggagctgaacgaagccgctggagcgattgctaatgagagacgaacgcAACGCGCttcgcgagcagcggaacttttattatgccgctgtcgctgcttctgcttcttccggtcaagagTACGAGGTAACACAGTgctgtttattatattagatacagtgtgttgagtgtgttgaaaccagaaaccgagggtaacgcggatatGACGCCACTGACAGGCGACTCCCGGACATGTCCTGTAACCTTggttaaaatcacaattttctcacgatttacaaatagttggaaacatttgggatattgtaagtactcaactgaacaaaatatataacactggcctagtggtttttggatattttactgcaaaattcttacatattgtgcctttaatgcattaactgacATTAAAGgctattgtaaagtgttacctaaaaaaatatataccatTGCCGATTTTCTATTTCTTATATGTactattaaagtatttatttaatattttgaatcacttctatttttatatttttagttttcattttaatttcagtttaagttttagtaattttgttatgtgcttttgtcatttttattagtttttgtttcttataaatatttctgtatagttttaactaattttttattttaattttagcaaagttcaactttattttagttagttgccaaggcaacatttataattttcttttcCCCCTTtgttatctaatatttatattttattttatttcagctttatttaaaattactgaAAATGATATGtaatagtttaagttttagttgcAGTTTAACAGCAACTGTTATTGAGGCTTTGtggtactgagactcaaacccacgaccttcgggttacaagtccaactctctaaccattaagCCACAACAGCCCCCACAGCTGCTCTCATTAGATTGGGTGATCAAGGACGTTCAGGACGTAGAAGAGCAGCACTTACAGAGATTCCAGTGTCTTTGTTGAGGAGCACTTGCAACAGGTGTGGAGGGAGTATGGGTGGAGAGCGCAGTCGGTCTTCTGATTTGGTGGAGTAGGCATCCTGATGGTACGGGCCTGGTGGGGAGCTGGATAAGTCTGACAGAAGACGTTTAAGATCAGAACCTGTAGCATATTTTAATTGCGTAACAGTGAAGAGCTTTATATTGATCAAGAGTTACCTGAAACGTCGGCACATTTCTCAGAGTCTGTCTTCAGCGCATCGAAAACCTCAAAGTCTGTTTTCCTCACTTTAATGACATTATTCACCACGCCTGACTTATTAGTCACAACAGGCTAGAAAAAAATGATCATAATTAAACTTAATAAGAGAACAGTTTTCAAAACATGTTGCTATGTTCACACTGCCAGTCCAATTCTGAATATTTGTGTATCTGACTGGAATCTGATTGACTGTCAATCAGactgtcattttctgctcgTCCGGCACTTTGtaacaacacaaccttgtttctgcagagaatttcagcatgtttcctataacaatGTCAGCGTCTGACGTTTACGTTTTACGTTTCGCATGCTTTATGGGAAAGTAGAATAAAGCATGTAAAATCCgatcagagcagtcagactgaaatGAATTTTTAGAAATGCGATTtaaataggatttcaaaccacaagAATGTAGCTCggaacatttttgtaaaaattgcatttcatGTGATATTTTGccgttcacacttgctaaatctgttcggatttggactgacagtctgaacgaaGCTGTTGTGGTAAATGAGAATTGTCAGATAATTGCAAACTTTAAGAGGCTCTCTCCCACCTCTTTGGGGTCTAATATCCAGTGTCCATCCACATAGAACTTATATTGGTGTTCTCCTTCAGGCAGGTCAATTATTGCCACAAAATTATTATGACTgttaaaagagaaagagaacaaaACAATAAGCGAAAGCAAGTGGAAGGTTCTTTCCTTTTCCTGTTCATGATGATGGTAGTGAAATGAAGGCACATGCATGAAGATGcccttttgtgttctgcatgAGGTCACATGAGTTTACTGTCGTTTTTTTGAAGTTGTTTGTTAGCACATACTGACCCCTAGTGTTGAACATGTAAAAGTACAGCAAGTGCTGTCTTTAAATTAGCAGTTTTTACTGACAAAAAATGGCCAAAATTACAAAATCAGAAAGACTAAGTATGTAAACGCTATTTAACATATGATAAGTTGTGAAGCTATCCTAACTATGTATGTTAATAAGTAATATACCTGGTTCAATGCAAGTTGAGCTCAATCAACAGcttttgtggcataatgttgattaccacaaaatatAATTTGGATTGGTCcctcacttaaaaataaataaataaataaataaagctacaCAAAATCAAGGTTACAGTGAGACACTTATAATGGAAGTGCTCCAATATTTGGAgtatttaaaagcagaaatgtgaaacTTTTATAAAGGCACctacagtactgttcaaaagtttgggatcattaagtttatttaatgtttttgaaagaagcttcTTATACTCATCAAGGCAACATTTATTAcaccagaaatcattctaatatgctgatttgctgctcaagaaacatttcctattatcaatgttgaaaacagctgtgctgtttAATACTTTTTTGGAAATACAGtggggaaaataattatttgaaccCCTGCTGATTTTGTAAGTTTGACCACTTACAAAGAAATGAAGGGTCTATAatatttatggtatttttattttaacgtATAGAGACAGAATATCAACCAAAAATccagaaaaacacattatataaatgttttaaatttatttgcatttcagtGAGTGAAATAAGTATCTGAAATAAGTATCTGCATAAGAATCTGTATCTTCCATTCCAACCTCTCCACCACCATGGGCAAGGCCAAAGAGCTGTTAAAGGATGTCAGGGACAAGATTGTAGACCTTCACAAGGCTGGAATGGGCTACAAGACCATCAGCAAGAAGCTTGGTGAGAAAGAGACAACTGTTGGTGCGATTATTCGGAAATggaagaaatacaaaataaccaTCAATCTCCCTCTGTCTGGTGTTCCATGCAAGATCTCGCCTTATGAGGAAAGGATAGTCATTAGAAAGGTGAGAGATCAGCCCAGAAACGATTTCAAGGCAGTTGGGACCACAGTCACCACGCAAACCATTGGTAACACACTACGCTGCAATGGATTGAAATCCTGCAGTGCCCGCAAGGTCCCCCTGCTCAAGAAGGCACATGGACAAGCCCGTCTGAACATCTAAATGATTCAGAGAAGGCTTGGGAGAAAGTGCTGTGGTCACATGAGACCAAAATTGAGCTCTTTGACATCAACTTGACTCGCTGTGTTTGCAGGGAGAGAAATGCTGACTATTACCCCAAAAACATCATcactacagtcaagcatggaggTGGAAACATTATGCTTTGGGGCTGTTTCTCTGCTAAGCATACAGAATGACTTCACCGCATTGAGGGGCCGATGAACGGGGCAATGTACCATAAAATTCTGGTTGAGAACCTCCTTCCCTCAGCCAGAACACTGAAGATGGGTCATGGATGGGTCTTCCAGCATAACAATGACCCAAAATATACCACTAAAGCAACAAAGGAGTGGCTCAAGAAGAAGCACATTAAGGACATGCAGTGGCCTAGCCGGTCTCCAGACCTTAATTCTATAGAAAATCTGTGGAGGGGAGCTGAAACTTCAAGTTGCCAAGTGACAGCCAAGAAATCTTAAGGATTTAGAGAGGATCTGTTGCAAAGAGGAGTGGACCAAAATCCCTCCTGAGATGTGTGCAAACCTGGTGACCAACTACAAGAAATGTCTTACCTCTGTGCTTGCCAACAAGAGTTTCTCCACCAAGTTTTGCTTGGGGATCAAATACTTATTTCACTCACTGAAATGCAAATCAATTTATAACATttgtacagtgttttttttttttttttatggattttttgCTTGATATTCTGTCTATCCGTTAAAATAAACCTACCATAAATATTATAGACCTTTCATTTCTTTGTAAGTGGTCAAACTTACAAAATCAACAGgggatcaaataattattttccccaCTGTAGCGATACGTTTTCAGGATTCCAGGAAGAACAgttaaaaaacatgatttgaatgttgatgctgaataaaaaaattcatttcatgaaaagaaaaatcttacagaccccaaactcaTTAATTCTTCTTATAAAACTTGTGCTTTATTTTATCTTGTAATTTTTACAgttgttttagtgttttaggCGTTACATTGTCATGGCATATAACATAAGAAAAGGTTAGTACatgattttttgttttacaaaaaaaaaaaaaaaattatatatatatatatatatatatatatatatatatatttatatatattttacatacttTTGAAACAGTGAGTATTTTAAAGTTTACAGTCTGGCCCGCATTTACTTCCACTGTAAATGCCTCACTGTAAATCagctttttgacatttttgtcagcttaacttgtattgaacatggaatattcctttaaatgtattttaatatttgcatttagctTTTAATTTCCCTCTGAATCTCTGAACAGACCTATTATTGAGGTCTAGCTGGCTTAGAGCACCTTGTAGAACATTCAGCTCTATGATTTCCATGATGATGTAGATACCTCCTGCTGTGTTTCTTGTGTTAGCACAGTCTACATGTCATTCTAATGATCTATTGGTCTGTCAGCACTCACCTCTTAGTCAAGGGAATTTTGCTGGCCCAGTTGTTGAAGGAGCCAGACAAGTAGATCTCTTTCCCTGGACCATTCCAGCGGAACACAGTGGGCCTTTCCTCTGGCGGGGCTTTAGTATCTGATTCCTGATCATGTCGCCAGGCGAGAAACTCCTAGGAAGACAGGGCGAAAGATTGATGAGGTGTCTACAGGAAATAGAGGTAGATATTGCAGCAATAAACAAGTTAAGGGACATGTTTTTacaattaataattcactgtaACCACACTACCTTGGCATCATCTGCTTGGAAGATGTCTCCGTCCTCCGTGCTGTCCATCAGGATTTTGGGTCGAGCTCCATCTTTACCACCTCGGCTCTCTCGTCTGTTCGCCTTCTCCGCTCCGCTTCTCTCACTGCTGGTGTTGCCCATGCTGCTCCTTATTTTTATGAATGTTAAAgttaccatgaaatcaaaattgacaatacTTGTTTTTATGGActattgcagtatttataataaattattttatttatccgtACACATcattgatttaaaattcaataCTTGCGATTAGTACctgatgatttactcaccctcaagccatcctaggtgtatatgactttcttctttctcatTAACACAActggagatattttaataaatatccttacACATCCgtgctttataatggcagtgaacatcCACTGCcatgtctccatccacatccatccatcgtaaacATGTACTCCAAATGGCcccgggggggttaataaaggccttctgaagcaaagtgatccatatttaacaagttatgaagtaaaatatttagcttccaccagaccgccttccgtattcaacgtacgaagaaaatggaaaactcttgcagttaaaaagcttacgctacatcctatgccttccctattcaacttatggaaataGTGTAACTGatgtgacgccagtttacactgaATACGgaacatttatgatggatggatgtggatggaagcactttcttcagctcatactcgtgacccctgttcactgccattataaagcacagatgcgtcaggatatttattaatacttctcagattgtgttcatcagaaagaagaaagtcatatacacctaggatggcttgagggtgagtaaagctttggctaattttcatttgaaaatgaattaatcctttaaattcatgtgccctcataatctttaatcaaaataacttcctctccctcttgcagcatcttctctgatgacatgtttactggcaAGAGGGCGGGGCCACATGTCAATCACTTGATATCACAGCAATAGACTTGTTAGGCGCATGACATACAAAGTATATAGAGAACATGATTAAGTATTTATGAGAAGTCATTATTTATGAATTTAAGATAGATTTCCATGTCACATACGACAAATATATATCCAAAACTTAAGTATTTTGCTTAATTGAAGTTTAGCTAAAAGTACCTTTGCGTCTCACTAGTCAAACTGAAACGGACTCTGCAACCGAAGCTACCGTtgtatttacattaaataattcaaCATGGGTTCAAAATCCATTACAACAGGTCTGCAACACTGAAAGTCGTTGTTATAAATCGCACACTGACTGTTCACAAACAGTGCAATACACGCGATTAATGAAGTAACCTAACCTTTGGTCGCTGTTTACAATTGTTTGGCGATCATCTAATATACCTAAACGACATTTTTATACTTAAACtacgtttttgttttgttttatcagTCTGGAGTTACATAGCCGATTCTACAGTTGAGGGACCTATAAGTACAAAGGAAGTAAAGACTGGGATGTTGTTTCTTTGGTCGTATTTTTCGACTTTGTTGTTCCTGTTCTTGCGTGTAGGTCTCGCCTACATAAACGACCGCGGTCTATCGTCTTTTCATCTTGGACTGTGGTAATTTCCCTTATGATCAACTTACCTCTGAAAACTTTATTTGCCCGTAGCCCGcgactatgttttttttttcataacgcCA contains:
- the prkab1b gene encoding 5'-AMP-activated protein kinase subunit beta-1b, with translation MGNTSSERSGAEKANRRESRGGKDGARPKILMDSTEDGDIFQADDAKEFLAWRHDQESDTKAPPEERPTVFRWNGPGKEIYLSGSFNNWASKIPLTKSHNNFVAIIDLPEGEHQYKFYVDGHWILDPKEPVVTNKSGVVNNVIKVRKTDFEVFDALKTDSEKCADVSDLSSSPPGPYHQDAYSTKSEDRLRSPPILPPHLLQVLLNKDTGISCDPTLLPEPNHVMLNHLYALSIKDGVMVLSATHRYKKKYVTTLLYKPI